A genomic segment from Ochotona princeps isolate mOchPri1 chromosome 11, mOchPri1.hap1, whole genome shotgun sequence encodes:
- the GPAT4 gene encoding glycerol-3-phosphate acyltransferase 4: MFLLLPFNSLIVNLLGISLTVLFTLLLVFIIVPAVFGVSFGIRKLYMKTLLKIFAWATLRMERGAKEKNHQLYKPYTNGIIAKDPTSLEEEIKEIRRSGSSKTLDSAPEFELSDIFYFCRKGMETIMDDEVTKRFSAEELESWNLLSRTNYNFQYISLRLTVLWGLGVLIRYCFLLPLRVALAFTGIGLLVVGTTMVGYLPNGRLKEFLSKHVHLMCYRICVRALTAIITYHDRKNRPRNGGICVANHTSPIDVIILASDGYYAMVGQVHGGLMGVIQRAMVKACPHVWFERSEVKDRHLVAKRLTEHVQDKSKLPILIFPEGTCINNTSVMMFKKGSFEIGATVYPVAIKYDPQFGDAFWNSSKYGMVTYLLRMMTSWAIVCSVWYMPPMTREADEDAVQFANRVKSAIARQGGLVDLLWDGGLKREKVKDTFKEEQQKLYSKMIVGNHEDRSRS, encoded by the exons atgttcctgctgctgcccttCAACAGCCTGATTGTCAACCTCCTGGGCATCTCACTGACCGTCCTCTTCACCCTGTTGCTCGTCTTTATCATCGTCCCCGCCGTGTTTGGAGTCTCCTTTGGGATCCGAAAGCTCTACATGAAAACCCTGCTGAAGATCTTCGCA TGGGCTACCTTGAGGATGGAGCGAGGAGCCAAGGAGAAGAATCACCAGCTCTACAAGCCCTACACCAACG GAATCATCGCTAAAGACCCCACGTCACTAGAGGAGGAGATCAAGGAGATTCGCCGCAGTGGCAGCAGCAAGACGCTAGACAGCGCCCCGGAATTCGAGCTCTCCGACATCTTCTACTTCTGCCGCAAAGGGATGGAGACCATCATGGATGATGAGGTGACCAAGAGGTTCTCGGCTGAGGAGCTAGAGTCGTGGAATCTGCTGAGCAGAACCAACTATAACTTCCAGTATATCAGCCTGCGGCTCACTGTTCTGTGGGGGCTGGGCGTGCTCATCCGCTACTGCTTCCTCCTCCCGCTGAG GGTCGCTCTTGCTTTCACCGGCATTGGCCTCCTGGTGGTGGGCACGACCATGGTGGGATACCTGCCGAATGGGCG GTTGAAGGAGTTCCTGAGTAAGCATGTTCACCTGATGTGTTACCGCATCTGCGTGCGTGCGCTCACGGCCATCATCACCTACCACGACAG GAAGAACAGACCCAGAAATGGTGGCATCTGTGTGGCCAACCACACGTCCCCTATCGATGTGATCATCCTGGCCAGCGACGGCTACTACGCCATG GTGGGTCAAGTGCACGGGGGCCTCATGGGTGTCATCCAGCGGGCCATGGTGAAGGCCTGCCCCCACGTCTGGTTTGAGCGGTCTGAAGTGAAAGACCGCCACCTGGTGGCCAAGAG GCTGACTGAGCATGTGCAGGATAAGAGCAAGCTGCCTATCCTCATCTTCCCAGAAG GGACCTGCATCAATAACACATCGGTCATGATGTTCAAGAAGGGCAGCTTTGAAATTGGGGCCACCGTGTACCCTGTCGCCATAAAG TACGACCCGCAGTTTGGGGACGCCTTCTGGAACAGCAGCAAGTATGGGATGGTGACGTACCTGCTGAGGATGATGACGAGCTGGGCCATCGTCTGCAGTGTGTGGTACATGCCACCCATGACCAGAGAG GCGGACGAGGACGCCGTGCAGTTTGCGAACCGTGTCAAGTCGGCCATCGCCCGGCAGGGAGGATTGGTGGACCTGTTGTG GGACGGCGGCCTGAAGAGGGAGAAGGTGAAGGACACCTTCAAGGAGGAGCAGCAGAAGCTCTACAGCAAGATGATCGTCGGGAACCATGAGGACAGGAGCCGCTCCTGA